CATCAGGATACTGGACCAGCATCCATTACTGGAAAGCTTATTTGGCTCTATGCTGCCTTACTTCACCATGTCTGAAGAATTACCCGCGGATATTGTTGCCGTTAAAGTAGAAGAAGCTATTTCTATCCTGCGTTCTATTGACAGAAGTGTGGATGTTATCCTGTCCCATTTTGAAGAACCGGGTAAAATAGACCTGGTAGATTTTATGGAGAAGAACTTTATGTTCAATATGCCCATGGAAAAATTCGGATATCTCACCGGCAGGAGCCTTTCTACTTTCAAAAGAGATTTTAAGAAAAAGTTTAACACCACGCCACAGAAATGGCTAACGCAGAAACGCCTGGAACTGGCCCATCACCAGATCTTTGAACAAAAGCGGAAACCTTCGGATGTGTATTTCGAAGCGGGCTTTGAAAACCTCTCACATTTCTCGTTCGCGTTTAAAAAACAGTTCGGGTACAATCCCTCATACGCCCTGCACTGACA
This DNA window, taken from Chitinophaga niabensis, encodes the following:
- a CDS encoding AraC family transcriptional regulator, producing METPQLLSTGKVFFSVVIEKYYSREMVIKEHTLLRIISGEMKMIQSENTYFFHAGDTLLFPRNELAMTTKLPLNGEPYKAVSISFPQEVLRKYYVAHNITPPQQREMPRIRILDQHPLLESLFGSMLPYFTMSEELPADIVAVKVEEAISILRSIDRSVDVILSHFEEPGKIDLVDFMEKNFMFNMPMEKFGYLTGRSLSTFKRDFKKKFNTTPQKWLTQKRLELAHHQIFEQKRKPSDVYFEAGFENLSHFSFAFKKQFGYNPSYALH